The Phycisphaerae bacterium region ATTGACGATGACATGGCCCAGTTCGGCCCCGTTTTCGAAATAACCGCGGAGCAGCTTGCCCTCGACGATGACCCCGCCGCCCACACCGGTTCCGAGCGTGTACATGACCAGGTCGTTGACGTCCTTGCCGGCACCGGCCCAGAACTCACCCCATGCCGCCGCGTTGGCGTCGTTCTCGATCGTCGTCGGAATGCCCGTCTTTTCTTTCATGATCTCTCGCAGCGGAACGTTCTGCATGCAGGGCAGGTTACCCGGATTGATCACCATGCCTCGACGATGGCTCATCGGCCCGGGCGAGCCGACACCGATCCCCAGCACGTCCTTTCGGTCGACGCCGGCCTGTGAAATGGCCTTCTCGGCGGCGGCGATGATGTTGGCGACTACCTGGTCTCGCCCTTTATCGACCTCGGTCGGTATGCTGAGGCTCGACTTGACATTGCCCTCGCTGTCCAGCAGACCTGCCGCGATGTTCGTGCCGCCGAGATCCACGCCCACGCAATAGCCGCTCGCCATGGTTGATTCACCTCTGTGTCGTGTGCCGCCCGCTGACTCCGCCGCGCCGGCAGCGGATGACCGGTCATCAGGCCCCGCCGTGCGCGGTGATGGTAGAACAGATCCGCGTCGGACTCAATGGGGCGAATCTGGCGGAAAATGACGACGGTGTGTAGCGCTTCCGGCGGGTTCCCACCCAAGCCGGGCAGGAACAGGACTCATGGCCTGGATGACCGGTGCTGCAATCCCGACCGCCTGTGACGAACCACGGGCAGGGTTTCGCTGCGGCGCACTCACCGCTTGCGTGCAATCACGGCCCGGAAACGAGCTCGCACGACGACGGTGTCCGCAGCGGGTCCGACGAGATTGTCAAGGACAACCCGAGGGTTGCTACTCGTCGCTGCCCCCGCTCTTGAGCAGGACAAACCGTCTCATGCCCTCACTCAGAACCGTGAGGCGCACCCCCTTCTTGAGGTCCTGCTTGCTCATCGCCTTGTTGAACTCGGCCAACGTGTCGACCGGTTTGTTCTGAACGGCGACAATGACGTCTCCGGGACGCAGACCGGCCTTGGCCGCAACGCTGAACGGCTCGACCGCCGTGACGACCACTCCCTTGGTTTGCTTGAGCCCCAGTTGCTCGGCGATTTCCGGCGTGAGGTTCTTGAGGGTCATGCCAAGGTCTTCATCTTCGGCTTCATGGCCTTTGATGGTGGCCAGGCCGCTTTCGAGCTCACCTACGGTTACTTCCAGAGTCTCGCGCTCCCCTTCACGAAAAACCTCAACCTTAACCTTGGTTCCCGGCGAGGTGACGGCCACCATCTGACGGAGCTGATTGGTGTCGTTCGTTTCCTTGCCACCGAACTTCAGGATGATGTCGCCCTGCTTCATCCCGGCTTTCTCCGCCGGGCTGTCGGGCGTCACGTCGCCAACCAGTACCCCGTTGGTACCCTTGAATCCGAAGGACTCGGCCATGGCTTCGTCGAGATTCTGAATCACAACCCCCAACCAGCCGCGCACGACCTTGCCGTGGTCGATAAGGCTCTGCATGATGGATTTGGCCATGTTGCTCGGGATCGCAAACCCGATGCCCATGTACCCCCCGCTTCGGCTGAAGATGGCGGTGTTGATGCCGATGACCTCGCCCTTGAGATTCACCAGTGGTCCGCCGCTGTTGCCGGGGTTGATAGCCGCGTCCGTCTGGATGAAATCCTCGTACTCGGCAACGGCCCGGTTCGCGCGCCCTTTAGCACTGACGATCCCCGTGGTAATGGTATACGACAGACCGAAGGGGTGCCCGACGGCTACCACCCACTCGCCCACCCGCACTTGATCCGAATCGCCGAGTTTCGCGGGCATGAGGTTGTCGGCCTTGATCTTCACGACGGCCAGATCGGTCTTCGGGTCGGTGCCGATGATCTTGGCCTTGTACTCCCGCTTGTCGGTAAGGGTCACGGTGATCTCATCCGCGTCGGCCACGACGTGATTGTTGGTCAAGATATGGCCGTCTTCGGAGACGATCACCCCCGCGCCGAATCCCTGCTGCTTGAAACCCCCTTTTGGAACATCGGGTCGCAGGAAACGCTCAAAGAATTCCGGAAATGGTATCTCCTCCGGCAACTCCTGCCTCCCTCGCATCGTCGGTTTGATCGTCTTCACCGAAGTGATGTTGACCACGGAGGCCTTAACACTCTCGGCCACATACTCGAACGCCGCGGACAGGTCTTCAGCCACCTTCATCGCGCCGGCCGGCGGCGTCGTAGGTCGGTCTGCTCCAAAAGCCGACGGCACCGCGAGGGCAAGCCCAATTGCGCCCGCAAACACCAGACACCGTACAACCTCGCTTCTCAACGACCTGCTTCTCGTCATTGTTGTCTTTCTCCCTGACGCTTGCGATTCTTCCGGTAACGCTCCACTTGTTCTTCTATACGCGGGGAATACCGTAGCTGTTCATGAAACGAGCAGCGGCCGGACACCTGACAGATATGAGATTGTAAGTGTCGCACTGATAAGGCGTTATAGTACAACGGCTCGTGCAACAATGTTCCGTCTCAGGGCGCGGGCCGGCCTCCGCGAACGAGGTCCGCGAGCCCCGAACACCGCTGGAGATCAAGACCGAGCCGGACTAGGGTGCGAGCAACCGGCCCCGCACCGGCGGCGCCAAGCAGAGAGATCCGGGCATGCGATCCGCCCGTGACGGTCAGGGGCGTACCTGAGACTTCAGCCAGTCGATGCCTCGGCCCTCGGCCACGTGGGTCATCTTGATCGCCTCCGCGGTTTTCATGAACTGCTCATAGACAGCCTGTTGAGTGTCGGCAACCGGCCAAGAGTGCTTCGCATCAGCGGCTTCCTTCCGCAGCCGGTCCCATTGAATGATGAACGTGTACAGGACCGGCAGTTCGGCCGTGCGAACACGGAGAAGCAAAGTCTCATCGTTGCGTGCGGCTTCTTCTGCTGCCTTTAGATGCTTCCACCCCTCGCTCAGCGTCTCAAGGTTCAGGAACTTGGCATCCGGCGGGGAGAAACAGCCAAGGCGGTCACCACACGTGCCAACAGCCTTGTGCATGATCTCAAGATATGCGTAGATATGGCGTGCAGCAGAGCCATAATAACCCGCGAGGAACTCGCCCGTCAGTAAGTCGGCGTTCAGAGACGGGTTCCACAGCAGCTTGGCGAGCACCCATGCCCGCAGTTCCATCATCTCGGCGCCGTTGGTGTGATAGGCCCCCTGTTCAAACAGCCCGACGACGTTGTGGTCGGCAAAGAACTTGACGTTCGGGCCGAGAACGCACAGGTTCGGGTGCGGTAGCACGTAGTGGGAGAAGTTGGTAGTATAATCCCATACGTACAAACGCTTGCAGATCTTCGACCAGCCCTCGATATCACGGCGGAAATCGGCGTTGATCTCGTCGGTCAGCGGCTTGCTGAACGAGCACTCGATGCTGCACAGCCAGACCACGACGTTTGGCCTCGGCCGAACCTTGAGCGGCGGTTTGCGGGTGTACTGGTAAGCCAGCGTGCTGATCGCGACATTGGGGAACTCCTTCTCGATCTCCTCGGCCACGGCGTTGACGAAGCGGATCATCGACCCGGCCGGACTGCCCTCTTCCTTGTCGACGGCCGCACACCTCGGGCACTGGCAGTTGTTCGCCCAATCGTTCTGCGACACCGACGCCATAGTCGCGGCGGGGTTGCTGCGCAGGCGATCCTTCAGGTTCTTGACCAGTTCAGCCCGCATTTGCTCGTTGGTCAGGCACAACTGGCTATGCTCCTGCACGCGCCTGCCCTGGATCTCGCTGAACCACTCCGGATGGTCCTTGAAGTACTTGGTCGGCGGGATCAGGGCGTTGAAGGTGTGGACGAAACCCTCGATCACATGTTTGCCGCCGTGCTTCTCCTCCAATCGCGGTGTGGCTCCGTTGACCTTGTTGCGAGCGGCCCAGTCGCCGTCAAAACCGCTGAACCAGAACGGCTCCCGGTACTCCAGCGGCGGGACGTACTTGACTCCGAGCCTATGGAAGGCCAGCGTCGGTTTTCTCGGGATGCTGCTTGCGCCCGGAGCCCACCATCGGCAGCCGATATGGTCTTCCAGGAAGGTATAGACCGCATACAGCGTGCCGCGGGGCCGGCCGCCTGCAAGAATCAGGTCCTTACCGACGGTGCGTATGATCAGGCCCTCGGCGCCAAGCCCATCGGCGGTAAACTTGGGGTCCGCCAGCCTCGCCGCCTCGGGACCGACCAGAAGTCGGGGCTTGTCGCCGTCGGCTGACGCCAGAACCTCGAAATCGGCACCCGTGACTTGTTTGAGGAACGAGGCCAGCTCCTGCGCTGCGTGTTTCTCACCCGGCGCAGCGTTCTCCGAGACCACGACAACCGCCTCGCCATGACCATCTTCGGCAATCACGACAGCCGAAACGCGGTCTGCCGCCACAAGAACGACAGCAATTACCAGCAATCCGAGCGTCAGCAGCAACGGAAACGAGCGCATCTGTCTTCTCCTTATGCGAAGCTGAAAGCTTGCCTGCACGATGTCACCGAAGACGTTAACACAAGCCTGGCGTGTTGGCCAGAAGCGATCTTTGGCCGGACCGTCGCCGGCATAGGGTGCAGATGCCGGCAAAGGAGCTCCTGGCCGGCATCCTGGAAGCCAACTCACCGTCGTCCTATACTGCGTGTTCGAGCTGGATACGACTGTACCAGCAACGACGGTTGCCAATCTGTGAGCCATTGGCCGGCTTCGTCGGAGCGAGCATCATGATTCTGTGCCTTCTCGATCAGCTTGTCCTCACTATGTGCGTAACGGCCGGCATTTCCGCCGAGCCTTGGCAGGCACACGACTGGCGGGAGGAGCTGCGCCTTCCGTCGCCCGAATTCTCGCTGATGCCGTTCTGGTTCTGGAATGACGATCTGGACGACGACGAGATTCGCCGGCAGATGGCTGCCTTTCGGGAGAAGGGCGTTCATGGCTTTGTCATCCATGCGAGAATGGGACTACCGAAGGACCTTGAGTACATGGGCCCCCGCTGGCTGGGGCATGTGCGGTTTGCAGTGGAGGAGGCCGCGCGAACAGGCATGCGGGTGTGTCTGTATGACGAGGGCATGTACCCGTCGGGCTCCGCCCACGGACAGGTCGTCCAACGCAATCCATCGTTCGCTGCCCAAGGTCTGGCAGTCGAGGCCCAGCGCGTGGATGGGCCGACGACGATCGAGCCTGCCGTTGCCACCAAAGGACGACTGGTTGCCCGAGTTCTGATTCGGCCTGGCGAGGGGGAATCGTACCGGCTCGAGACAGCTCGTGCCGTTCCTGCTGACGCACAGACGATCGAAATCCCGTCAGGCCAGTGGGTCGTGATGACCTTCCTCCAGGTGCCCACCGAAGGGTGGATTCGTGGCGTGCACGACGGGGAAGACGACAGAGAACCGAATGCCCCGCCCGCAGCGGACCTGCTGAATCCCGACGCGATGCGGGCTTTCCTCCAACTGGCCTACGAACCCTACTACGAAACCGTCGGCAAGCACTTTGGCAAGACGATCATCGCGATGTTCACCGATGAGCCAAGCCTGACAGGGCGGGGTGGCCGTAAAGACATCAAACCGTGGACGGGGGGATTCTCGGAGTACTTCCGCGCGAAGGCCGGCTATGACCTGACGACACGACTGCCCGCCTTGTTCTTTGACGTCGGAGAGCAGACCGGCAAGATTCGCGCAGATTACCACAGCATAATCGATCAGCGATTGGAGGAAACCTATTACCGGCCGCTCTCACAGTGGTGCCAGCGGCACGGTATCGCACTGACAGGCCACCCGGCAGCCAGCGACGAGATCAACTGCCTTCGCCATTTCCAGATCCCCGGACAGGATCTCGTATGGCGTTACGTCGTGCCCGGAGACAACTCCGCCATCGAGGGCCCGCACAGCACGGCCGCCAAGGGTACCAGCAGTGTTGCCCGCCATGATGGCAGGCGGCGCAACAGTAACGAGATACTCGGAGCTTACGGATGGAACCTCATGATGGAGGAAATGAAGTTCGTGGCCGACCATGTGCTCCTGCGAGGCCAGAACCTGCTCTATCCGCACGCTTTCTACTATTCCGTTCGGGGGAGTCGGCTTCACGAGCGACCGCCGGATGTGGGACCCCACAATGCCTGGTGGCCCCACTACCAACTGTTTGCGGATTACACCGCTCGTCTATGTGGGTTGTTAACTGATTCCGAGCAGGTCTGCGACGTAGCGGTGGCGGTCTGCGACAACCGCTTGCCGTGGCGGGCCGCCCGATGGCTCTATCAGAACCAGGTGGATTTCAACTATGTCGAGGAGTCTCGATTCACGGAACAGGCCGTGGTTCGTGATGGCCATCTTGAGGTCGGCAGGATGCGCTATCGCACCTTGATCATCGACAGCGACGAAGACATTCCCCAGGCCGTGAGCGCAGCGGCCGCTTCTTTGGAACGGACGGGCGGATTGGTCCGCCGAATCAGCACCGAGCCGGCCGAACCGCTGGTTTCCCTGAAAGACCGCGACGTGATTGTCAGTCCTCCTGCCGCTGACCTTCGCTACGTCCACCTGGTCAAACGAGAAATCGATTTCTACCTATTGGGCAACGAAGGCGAGGCACATCTGGACACGCACCTGACCGTTCGCAGCGTCGGTGAAGCCGAATGGTTCGATGCGTGGAAAGGGGTCTTCAGTCCGGCGACTGTCGTCGTGGCGACGGATTCGACCATCACGGTTCCACTGCACCTGCCCCGACGGGAAACGCGCGTGCTGTGTATTGACACGTCAAAGCCGCCGACAGTCGCCTCTGTGCGCGAACCTGGCGGGTTTGCGGATCTCATTAGTCTGGAGGGATCGTGGGAAATCGCCGTGGGCGGAAAGGAAATGCGGCAGGAGGAATTGGGTGACTGGACCGCGTGGTCCGGCATGGAGGACGAAGTCGGGCCGGTGCATTACCAAAGATCATTCCAGGTGCACCGAGATCAGGGCAAGCGCTATCAGCTCGATCTTGGCCAGGTCGGAGACTGGGTGGTTGTCCGATTGAACGGGCAGGAGCTGGGCGTGCGTTTCTGGTCCCCCTTCACGTGGGGCATTACGGATGCCCTGCGCGACGGCGAGAACACTCTCGTGGTTGAAGTCACCGGATCGCTCGCCAATCGTCACGACCCGAAGAAACGCCGCCCGGCAGGGCTGATGGGGCCGGTGCGAGTCCTCGCAACCTCGCGGTACTGACGTGAATCGCTCCAGTGAACCGCTGGCGTGTCAAGTGGCTGACAGTTCACTGGCTGTTGTCGGCGACAGGATGATGAGGTGTGGCAACTATGGAAAACTGTCTGTTGTTGTGCGCATGGATTGGTGCGCTCTCTGCGAACCTCGATCTTCAACCTCGTGTCGAGGTCGAGGAGGTAGTCACCGCGTACACCCCGGCCAACAACGGCGCCGGGCCGATGTGGTGCTACGGGTCGACGACGATTGCCCGGCGAGGCGAAGAGGCGTTTGTCTCGGCGATCGAGACGGGCAAGGATGTGCCGCCGTTGTGCAACACGCGATGGCAGTTGTGGTGCCGCACGTCGGCCGGATGGAAACTGGAACAGAGCGAGAAAGAGTATCGTCAGCGCGAGCCGTGTCCGATCGGCGTCTTCCAGAACGGCCCGGTGTTCCTGTCCGTGAACCCTTCGACCCAGCCGCCGGGCACCGAGTATGGTCCTTGCCGGCCGTTGGTGCTCGAATTCGATCCCGAGAACCCGGCCTCCCCGTTTCGCGAACACGAACCAGCCTGGGCCGAGGGCACTCACTTCACCGACCACTCGTATCGCGGGTTCGCGGCCGACGGGGCTAGGGGCGAACTGCTGCTGCTTAACATCAATGCCCAGACCGGGGCCCAATTCGTTTCGTTCCGCGACCGCGACGGCCGATGGCATGCCCGAGGCAAAATCGAATTCCCAATCCGGTCGTGCTACCCTCAGGTGGCCCTACGAGACCGGGCGGCGCACGTCATGGCCATCGGCGACATCGTCGAGCCAAAAGAGGAATGGCGCAAGTACAAATTCGAGAAGACCGGCAGCCAGTGGGACTACGTGTTCCGGCGGCTATTCTACACGTACACCCCGGACATTAACAGCAAGCCGTTCATTGCGCCGGTCGAAATCGACACCGTGGAGGAGACCTGCGGCCACATCACCAACCTGGACCTGCATATCGATGAGGTTGGAGCGGCCCATGTGCTCTACCTGAGGCGTCCGTACCAGAGCGAATTGGTCCGCGACAAGTTCTTTCCCGGCAAACCACTGACCGCGCATCTTGAGTACATGATCATCAGGGACGGCAAGATCGAGGCGAAGACCACGCCGGCCGAGACACCGGCCAAGGGCAGGGCCGGTCTGACGCCGTCGTACGCCCGTTTTCACGTAATGCCGGACGGAAAACTGTGCATTGTGGTCGCCGGCACGATGACCGGCGAAGCGGAGGCGGGCACATTCGGCAATTACGTCGCCCGGATCGACCGGTCGGAAGCCAAGCCGACTTTCGTTGCCGTGCCCCTCAAGCACCCGTTCCACAGTTTCTTCACCAACACTCCTCGCGGCGGTTCAGAGCCCTCCGAGCTACTCGATTTGTTCGGCACGGGCAGCGATTCGCTCAACCTGCGATATGCACGAGTTCGCGTGAAGTAGCATGGTCTTCGACTCCGACAGTAGGGCCGACGCCCCCGTCGGCCATTCGCGGAGGGGCTCGGGGCCGGGGGAAAACATGGGCGGCACTGGGCAGCATGACGAAGAGATTCGTCGAAGGGATGGTGCCAGAAAGGATTCTGGCACNNNNNNNNNNNNNNNNNNNNNNNNNNNNNNNNNNNNNNNNNNNNNNNNNNNNNNNNNNNNNNNNNNNNNNNNNNNNNNNNNNNNNNNNNNNNNNNNNNNNATTCCCATCTGGGACCGTCTTGATAGCCTGAAGCCGCCTTGGCAGCATGACGAAGGGATTCGTCGAAGGAATGGTGCCAGAAGGGATTCTGGCACCAGCAGATGAAGTAGGGCCGACGCCCCCGTCGGCCATTCATGCCGACCCCAGGTTCCCATTACGCCGGCCCCAGATTCCCACTCACGCTGGTCTTAGATTCCCATCTGGGACCGTCTTGATAGCCTGAAGCCGCCTTGGCAGCATGACGAAGAGATTCGTCGAAGGGATGGTGCCAGAAAGGATTCTGGCACCAGCGGATGAAGTAGGGCCGACGCCCCCGTCGGCCATTCATGCCGACCCCAGGTTCCCATTACGCCGGCCCCAGATTCCCACTCACGCTGGTCTTAGATTCCCATCTGGGACCGTCTTGATAGCCTGAAGCCGCCTTGGCAGCATGACGAAGGGATTCGTCGAAGGAATGGTGTCAGAAGGGATTCTGGCATCAGCGGGCTTGTAGGACTGAAGACTGAAAACTGAGAACTGAAGACTCTGACGTCACGCCTCCGCCAGCCCCTCCCGTATGGCAAAGCGTGCCAGTTCCACCCGGTCATGGATGTCGAGCTTGTTCATGAGGCTGGTGGTGTGCCGGTTGACCGTATTGACACTGATGCACATGACCTGGGCGATTTCCTTCTTCTGCATGCCGCGGGCAAGATAGCGAAGGACTTCGAGTTCACGGTCGGACAGCGTCGAGGCCCGCGAGCGGATCGGCGTAGCCAGGCGGGCGCCGTTGGCGTCGACGACGATCCGGCTCTGCACCTCCGGCGAGAAATACGCCACGCCCGAGCACACCTTGCGGATGGCCTTGATGATCGACTCCTCCGGCTCGCTCTTGGTGATGTAACCCCACGC contains the following coding sequences:
- a CDS encoding ROK family protein, whose translation is MASGYCVGVDLGGTNIAAGLLDSEGNVKSSLSIPTEVDKGRDQVVANIIAAAEKAISQAGVDRKDVLGIGVGSPGPMSHRRGMVINPGNLPCMQNVPLREIMKEKTGIPTTIENDANAAAWGEFWAGAGKDVNDLVMYTLGTGVGGGVIVEGKLLRGYFENGAELGHVIVNPGGRLCSCGQRGCVEAYSSAYFLARHAEELIKQGRPSVLKTRMDAGEFLRAEHIVEAAKAGDALAQEVWDKACYYLAVAIVGMRHVTNPQRVVLAGGLIAAGDFLLAPIRKYAAEMAWKLLDDGPEICFATLGNNAGFVGAAGCAWEARRTGDW
- a CDS encoding DegQ family serine endoprotease, encoding MTRSRSLRSEVVRCLVFAGAIGLALAVPSAFGADRPTTPPAGAMKVAEDLSAAFEYVAESVKASVVNITSVKTIKPTMRGRQELPEEIPFPEFFERFLRPDVPKGGFKQQGFGAGVIVSEDGHILTNNHVVADADEITVTLTDKREYKAKIIGTDPKTDLAVVKIKADNLMPAKLGDSDQVRVGEWVVAVGHPFGLSYTITTGIVSAKGRANRAVAEYEDFIQTDAAINPGNSGGPLVNLKGEVIGINTAIFSRSGGYMGIGFAIPSNMAKSIMQSLIDHGKVVRGWLGVVIQNLDEAMAESFGFKGTNGVLVGDVTPDSPAEKAGMKQGDIILKFGGKETNDTNQLRQMVAVTSPGTKVKVEVFREGERETLEVTVGELESGLATIKGHEAEDEDLGMTLKNLTPEIAEQLGLKQTKGVVVTAVEPFSVAAKAGLRPGDVIVAVQNKPVDTLAEFNKAMSKQDLKKGVRLTVLSEGMRRFVLLKSGGSDE
- a CDS encoding DUF4838 domain-containing protein gives rise to the protein MRSFPLLLTLGLLVIAVVLVAADRVSAVVIAEDGHGEAVVVVSENAAPGEKHAAQELASFLKQVTGADFEVLASADGDKPRLLVGPEAARLADPKFTADGLGAEGLIIRTVGKDLILAGGRPRGTLYAVYTFLEDHIGCRWWAPGASSIPRKPTLAFHRLGVKYVPPLEYREPFWFSGFDGDWAARNKVNGATPRLEEKHGGKHVIEGFVHTFNALIPPTKYFKDHPEWFSEIQGRRVQEHSQLCLTNEQMRAELVKNLKDRLRSNPAATMASVSQNDWANNCQCPRCAAVDKEEGSPAGSMIRFVNAVAEEIEKEFPNVAISTLAYQYTRKPPLKVRPRPNVVVWLCSIECSFSKPLTDEINADFRRDIEGWSKICKRLYVWDYTTNFSHYVLPHPNLCVLGPNVKFFADHNVVGLFEQGAYHTNGAEMMELRAWVLAKLLWNPSLNADLLTGEFLAGYYGSAARHIYAYLEIMHKAVGTCGDRLGCFSPPDAKFLNLETLSEGWKHLKAAEEAARNDETLLLRVRTAELPVLYTFIIQWDRLRKEAADAKHSWPVADTQQAVYEQFMKTAEAIKMTHVAEGRGIDWLKSQVRP
- a CDS encoding glycosyl hydrolase, with the translated sequence MILCLLDQLVLTMCVTAGISAEPWQAHDWREELRLPSPEFSLMPFWFWNDDLDDDEIRRQMAAFREKGVHGFVIHARMGLPKDLEYMGPRWLGHVRFAVEEAARTGMRVCLYDEGMYPSGSAHGQVVQRNPSFAAQGLAVEAQRVDGPTTIEPAVATKGRLVARVLIRPGEGESYRLETARAVPADAQTIEIPSGQWVVMTFLQVPTEGWIRGVHDGEDDREPNAPPAADLLNPDAMRAFLQLAYEPYYETVGKHFGKTIIAMFTDEPSLTGRGGRKDIKPWTGGFSEYFRAKAGYDLTTRLPALFFDVGEQTGKIRADYHSIIDQRLEETYYRPLSQWCQRHGIALTGHPAASDEINCLRHFQIPGQDLVWRYVVPGDNSAIEGPHSTAAKGTSSVARHDGRRRNSNEILGAYGWNLMMEEMKFVADHVLLRGQNLLYPHAFYYSVRGSRLHERPPDVGPHNAWWPHYQLFADYTARLCGLLTDSEQVCDVAVAVCDNRLPWRAARWLYQNQVDFNYVEESRFTEQAVVRDGHLEVGRMRYRTLIIDSDEDIPQAVSAAAASLERTGGLVRRISTEPAEPLVSLKDRDVIVSPPAADLRYVHLVKREIDFYLLGNEGEAHLDTHLTVRSVGEAEWFDAWKGVFSPATVVVATDSTITVPLHLPRRETRVLCIDTSKPPTVASVREPGGFADLISLEGSWEIAVGGKEMRQEELGDWTAWSGMEDEVGPVHYQRSFQVHRDQGKRYQLDLGQVGDWVVVRLNGQELGVRFWSPFTWGITDALRDGENTLVVEVTGSLANRHDPKKRRPAGLMGPVRVLATSRY
- a CDS encoding response regulator transcription factor — protein: MNKPITVLLVDDHAMVRGMLRGLLENTEDIRVVGSVANAADGVTEAIRHKPDVMLMDIDLPGLSCFDAAQTIRIRSPETRVLFLSAFFHDRYIEQALNVQAWGYITKSEPEESIIKAIRKVCSGVAYFSPEVQSRIVVDANGARLATPIRSRASTLSDRELEVLRYLARGMQKKEIAQVMCISVNTVNRHTTSLMNKLDIHDRVELARFAIREGLAEA